A genomic region of Candidatus Poribacteria bacterium contains the following coding sequences:
- a CDS encoding dockerin type I domain-containing protein, with amino-acid sequence MFKQLTYATLILLLVMGVSLSALGHGDNPTLLEDVNNDGIVDIRDLVLVANAFGQPVDRTAEQNPDVNRDGVINVLDLVRVSNSLGQTVPDENSTYHDIQEYVFDKSCASSACHAAPSNSRGLSLEYGLSYDALVGVVPQNPAAAAAGMKLVDPENPENSFLLTKLIGPESTDQGSRMPFGGGLIHDAKIEAIRTWIEVGAPETGKVAGIGDLGVLRDPGEIFVPPAPPPPGEGYQLHLPSFKIEPGTEREVYYATQIKDENGNPVEGDIFINRVEIFYPAGSHHFIMYRMTEEGLAKGLLNNGIIPDIAVNPEDTFRELDTDNPDPVFGIFGGDRFFVVGTQTDDTLFQFPEGVGLRLPGDTVYDLNSHYINLLGDETLIGETYVNIYTIPEAEVKYEALEIFVSNRAINVPPGTTRVAKLTWYVEDELERRGHTPDTELNVFLLTSHMHRHGELFEIFQKSTGELLHRSIAYDDAPIDLFDPVLLLDVDDALSFQCVHNNYDTNEPLVFGLTSEDEMCIIFGYYYIPTESAGSIIR; translated from the coding sequence ATGTTTAAACAACTAACTTACGCCACGCTTATCCTCTTACTGGTGATGGGTGTATCCCTCTCTGCCCTTGGGCACGGTGATAATCCGACCCTTTTAGAGGATGTGAACAACGACGGTATCGTGGACATTCGCGACCTGGTGCTTGTCGCTAATGCATTCGGGCAGCCCGTGGATCGTACTGCTGAACAGAATCCTGACGTGAATCGCGATGGGGTCATCAATGTGTTGGACCTGGTTCGTGTGAGCAACAGTCTCGGGCAAACAGTCCCGGATGAAAATTCCACGTATCATGATATCCAGGAATATGTCTTTGATAAGAGTTGTGCGAGCAGTGCTTGCCACGCAGCCCCCTCAAACTCTCGCGGTTTGAGCCTGGAGTACGGGCTCTCTTATGACGCTTTAGTGGGGGTCGTACCACAGAATCCCGCAGCTGCAGCTGCCGGTATGAAACTCGTGGATCCGGAGAATCCAGAGAACAGTTTCCTTTTGACGAAACTTATAGGACCGGAATCCACAGATCAAGGTTCTCGGATGCCGTTCGGGGGTGGGCTGATCCACGACGCTAAAATAGAAGCGATTCGGACATGGATTGAAGTAGGCGCGCCAGAGACAGGTAAAGTCGCCGGGATCGGTGACCTCGGTGTCTTACGCGATCCTGGTGAAATCTTTGTGCCACCTGCACCACCGCCGCCCGGTGAAGGGTATCAACTCCATTTACCGTCTTTCAAGATTGAACCCGGCACCGAACGCGAAGTCTACTACGCCACTCAAATCAAAGATGAAAATGGGAATCCGGTAGAAGGCGACATTTTTATTAATAGAGTCGAGATCTTCTATCCCGCTGGCAGCCATCACTTCATCATGTATCGTATGACAGAAGAAGGTTTGGCGAAGGGACTCTTGAATAATGGGATCATACCCGATATCGCCGTTAATCCTGAGGATACTTTCCGCGAACTTGACACTGATAACCCAGATCCAGTATTTGGTATCTTTGGTGGCGACAGATTTTTCGTTGTCGGAACACAAACCGATGATACCCTATTTCAATTCCCTGAAGGCGTGGGGTTGCGACTGCCAGGCGATACTGTTTACGACCTCAATTCCCACTATATCAATCTGCTCGGTGATGAGACCCTGATTGGCGAAACCTATGTCAATATCTATACGATTCCAGAGGCGGAGGTAAAATACGAGGCACTTGAGATTTTCGTCTCCAATCGCGCAATTAACGTGCCACCGGGTACAACGCGCGTCGCTAAATTGACGTGGTATGTTGAAGACGAATTGGAACGCCGAGGACACACCCCAGATACGGAGTTGAATGTCTTTTTACTCACATCTCACATGCACAGACACGGTGAATTGTTTGAGATTTTCCAAAAATCGACAGGTGAGCTACTCCACCGGAGTATCGCTTACGACGATGCGCCGATTGATCTCTTTGATCCGGTGCTTCTCTTAGATGTAGATGATGCCCTCAGCTTTCAGTGTGTCCACAACAACTACGATACGAATGAACCGCTCGTATTTGGACTCACCTCTGAGGATGAGATGTGTATCATCTTTGGCTATTATTAT
- a CDS encoding M12 family metallo-peptidase, with protein MKTRFLFTVTLVTFWVVTCLANGFSQDGTVPEGMVRLIYFLPKDSRAQPDIKVKLDTLIKDVQRICADSLESYGFGRKTFQIETDANGKIVVHHVDGLSSEAHYHQRTFSKVIKEISEQFDGSKHAYLIVVETSTFEGGSRITGKARQIGRTGGYAMIRAGAASRTAAHELGHVFGLKHDFRDNAYIMSYGGNLRRKFSRCAAEWLKAHPYFNWPRTGVNRPTAIQMLSLQEEPPDKIRFRFLVSDADRLVQAQLLTLTTAEPAAVGDTELIACQPLTGKRSIITFVTNELAVRPVEVVSLQVLDKKGNVASQTFPIQRGSTPGPKIGDPWLWVIVPTGERGGAAAAKSGIDYLKQASKGKVTEKQIAIKGAIAGETIGNKAWRRGRLTSTGRNNIHDMLAKIGLGTSDINNHVAYGSITLTSPRKQRTTMFAGSDDAVKI; from the coding sequence ATGAAAACAAGATTCCTATTTACAGTTACACTCGTTACTTTTTGGGTAGTGACATGTCTGGCAAACGGTTTCTCACAAGACGGAACTGTGCCTGAGGGCATGGTTCGACTCATCTATTTTCTGCCGAAAGACAGTCGAGCACAACCGGATATCAAGGTAAAACTTGATACCTTGATAAAAGACGTTCAGCGGATTTGCGCTGACTCGCTGGAATCGTATGGGTTTGGGAGAAAAACCTTCCAGATTGAAACCGATGCCAACGGTAAAATTGTTGTTCACCACGTTGACGGTCTATCCAGCGAAGCACATTATCATCAAAGGACGTTTTCCAAAGTCATCAAAGAAATCTCCGAACAGTTTGACGGCTCAAAGCATGCTTATCTTATTGTTGTAGAAACAAGTACCTTTGAGGGTGGGAGCAGGATCACTGGAAAGGCACGGCAAATCGGTAGAACGGGCGGATATGCTATGATTCGCGCCGGTGCTGCTTCAAGAACAGCGGCGCACGAACTTGGTCATGTATTCGGATTGAAACACGATTTTCGTGACAACGCCTACATTATGTCCTATGGCGGGAACTTAAGACGCAAATTCTCGCGATGTGCCGCTGAATGGCTAAAGGCACATCCGTACTTTAACTGGCCCCGAACAGGTGTCAACCGACCAACGGCAATTCAGATGCTTTCGCTCCAAGAAGAGCCACCCGACAAAATCCGGTTCCGTTTTCTGGTCTCCGATGCCGATAGACTCGTTCAAGCGCAGTTACTTACCTTAACAACGGCTGAACCTGCTGCTGTCGGAGACACAGAGTTGATTGCCTGTCAACCTTTAACCGGCAAACGTAGCATTATAACGTTTGTTACCAATGAACTGGCAGTCCGTCCTGTGGAGGTCGTTTCGCTACAGGTGTTGGACAAAAAAGGTAACGTCGCTTCGCAGACGTTTCCCATACAGCGAGGTTCGACTCCAGGACCGAAAATAGGAGACCCCTGGTTATGGGTGATTGTTCCGACAGGTGAGCGAGGCGGCGCGGCTGCGGCTAAGTCCGGTATAGATTATCTCAAACAGGCAAGTAAAGGCAAGGTGACAGAAAAACAGATCGCTATCAAAGGTGCAATCGCTGGCGAGACCATCGGGAACAAAGCATGGAGGCGCGGCAGGCTCACATCAACGGGAAGGAATAATATCCACGACATGCTGGCAAAGATCGGCTTGGGAACCAGTGATATAAACAACCATGTTGCTTACGGCAGCATCACACTCACGTCACCAAGAAAACAACGAACAACGATGTTCGCCGGTAGCGATGATGCCGTTAAGATCTGA
- a CDS encoding glycosyltransferase family 2 protein, protein MLVSVIIPAFNEEQTIRQVVEAVHSLPIEKQLIVVNDGSTDGTHKALEELRSVYKLTVVHCQENSGKGFAIRRGLPHVEGEAVVIQDADMELSPTDLSELLRPLEQEDIQVVYGSRFLNGRGNASFHNFIANRLLATYTNLLYGCRITDESTGYKAFSTELIMRLNLTCEGFEFCPEVTAKILRAGHRIHEVPVSYFPRTKKEGKKLRFWSDGLFAAWTLLKYRFISKTELFKSTVHTVNPKKR, encoded by the coding sequence ATGTTGGTATCTGTAATCATTCCCGCGTTCAACGAAGAGCAAACGATTAGGCAAGTCGTCGAGGCTGTGCATTCACTACCGATTGAAAAACAACTTATTGTTGTCAACGACGGGTCCACTGATGGTACACACAAAGCACTTGAAGAACTACGATCAGTTTATAAGTTAACTGTTGTGCATTGCCAAGAGAATAGCGGCAAAGGTTTTGCGATCCGGCGCGGGCTTCCGCATGTGGAAGGGGAAGCGGTCGTTATTCAGGATGCCGATATGGAGTTGTCTCCTACAGATTTATCTGAACTCCTAAGACCACTTGAACAAGAAGATATTCAAGTCGTCTACGGGTCGAGGTTTCTAAATGGGCGCGGGAATGCGAGTTTTCATAATTTCATAGCAAATCGTCTCCTTGCCACTTACACGAACCTCCTTTACGGGTGCCGGATTACGGATGAATCTACGGGCTATAAAGCCTTTTCCACAGAACTGATAATGCGACTGAATTTGACATGTGAAGGCTTTGAATTCTGTCCCGAAGTCACGGCAAAAATCTTACGCGCGGGGCATCGCATTCATGAGGTACCCGTTTCCTATTTTCCGCGCACGAAGAAGGAGGGCAAGAAACTTCGGTTCTGGTCGGACGGGTTATTCGCTGCATGGACACTCTTAAAATACCGATTTATTTCTAAAACAGAACTTTTCAAAAGTACTGTGCATACGGTAAATCCGAAAAAACGATGA
- a CDS encoding SDR family oxidoreductase, which yields MNLGLTDKVAVVGASSKGLGRAIALGLAQEGAKVTICARNRDALEATADDIRNQTGTEVLAVPTDVSQPAQVESLIHTAIDRFGGIDILVNNAGGPRAGRFDDLDAQDYQDAVHLNLMSTINLCRAVVPSMRARGGGRIINLTSVSVKQPVDNLMLSNMARTGVIGFAKTLATELAPDKILVNNVCPGIIFTDRIQQLATVRAEEAGITFDEALEKMTADIPLGRIGDPDEFATLVVFLASERASYITGTTIQVDGGMVRSLL from the coding sequence ATGAACCTCGGACTCACGGACAAAGTTGCAGTTGTCGGTGCCTCAAGTAAAGGACTTGGGCGCGCAATCGCACTCGGTTTAGCACAGGAAGGTGCAAAAGTCACCATCTGTGCCAGAAATAGGGATGCACTCGAAGCAACAGCGGATGACATTCGGAATCAGACTGGCACTGAGGTGTTAGCGGTACCGACCGACGTTAGTCAGCCAGCGCAGGTTGAAAGCCTTATTCACACAGCGATTGATCGTTTTGGCGGTATTGATATCTTAGTCAACAACGCAGGCGGTCCCAGAGCGGGACGGTTCGATGACTTGGATGCTCAGGATTATCAAGACGCGGTCCACTTGAACTTGATGAGTACAATCAACCTCTGCCGTGCTGTCGTCCCGTCAATGCGCGCACGCGGCGGTGGACGGATTATCAATCTCACTTCTGTCTCTGTTAAACAACCCGTAGATAACCTGATGTTATCGAATATGGCACGGACAGGTGTGATTGGTTTTGCGAAAACGCTTGCAACGGAGTTGGCACCGGACAAAATCTTGGTTAATAACGTCTGCCCGGGTATTATCTTCACGGATCGTATCCAGCAGCTTGCAACGGTACGTGCCGAAGAGGCGGGTATCACGTTTGATGAAGCACTCGAAAAGATGACGGCGGACATCCCGCTCGGCAGAATCGGGGATCCAGATGAATTCGCAACCTTAGTTGTATTTCTCGCATCGGAACGCGCGAGTTACATAACAGGGACAACTATTCAAGTAGATGGCGGTATGGTCCGGTCGTTACTCTAA
- a CDS encoding dockerin type I domain-containing protein, translated as MPFKHLFFTIILLLMFPFTVFAQEHTYFRDNGSVKTVAYSPVDASVAASGGGNRAVKLWDLQNDTVTTLGSHADTVNSVAFSPDGQLLVSGGDDYACKLWDIPRKRRVATFEHIVNRSRSQVKAVDFSRDGQMLATAGVDVKLWDIHTREEIATFEHGRWVLAVAFSPDGQVLATGDEMGQVNVWDIQKRSIVVQFEADSTSIYTVKFSPDGKVLAGAGYDGNVNLWKVQSWERFGKLNSHGTAYTISFSPDSKTLASTGYESVNLWKVESGEKIATLTEHIGWVNAVAFSPEADTLISGGDDETLRIWDITPYDAMPQDMVRIIYFLPRDRSMQPDIWNKLDTLIRDVQSFYANQMEINGFGRKTFTYETDENGDTLVYRVDGQFNDWHYHTETQNKVYTEVASQFDMEKHAYLIVVDISSEAIEEENTCGVGGGHWLEDETVVRTRGGYAVVPASGQCFDGEIGTQVTAHELGHAFGLEHDFRNDAFIMSYGAAPDRLSPCAAGWLAAGRFFNTDQTAFNEPTMLQMLTASSYAPNAENLRLQFEVTDVDGIHQIQLLVPTTAEDPASGPKLHSCKDGHAQSSPFEFDTPTLTAHRMNTVTLQVIDVYGNITRQDYTLRADDTLTVQNPLDVNGDGVVNIQDLVLVASSFGQTGRSSADVNGDGIVNISDLVLVASALGEGAAAAPTLHPSVLEGLTAAEVEDMLMQARQMALTDPTYLQGIAVLEQLLALLMPKETVLFVNYPNPFNPETWIPYQLAEPADVVLHIYSVKGALVRTLALGHQSAGMYHNKNRAAYWDGRNARGEAVASGVYFYTLTAGDFTATRKMLIRK; from the coding sequence ATGCCGTTCAAACATCTCTTTTTTACAATAATCCTTTTGTTGATGTTTCCGTTCACTGTATTTGCCCAAGAACACACCTACTTTAGGGATAACGGTAGTGTTAAAACAGTGGCATACTCCCCAGTAGATGCTTCCGTTGCTGCGAGTGGCGGCGGTAATCGTGCGGTAAAGTTATGGGACTTGCAAAACGATACCGTGACGACGTTAGGTTCACACGCTGATACTGTCAATAGCGTTGCTTTTTCGCCAGATGGTCAATTACTTGTGAGTGGCGGTGATGACTACGCCTGTAAATTATGGGACATTCCACGCAAAAGGCGTGTTGCGACCTTTGAACATATTGTCAACAGAAGTCGTTCACAAGTCAAAGCGGTTGACTTTTCCCGTGACGGACAGATGCTCGCGACCGCAGGGGTGGATGTAAAGTTATGGGATATCCACACGCGTGAGGAGATAGCCACGTTTGAACACGGTAGATGGGTGTTGGCAGTCGCCTTCTCGCCGGATGGACAGGTTCTCGCCACAGGGGACGAGATGGGACAGGTTAACGTCTGGGATATTCAAAAGCGGAGCATTGTTGTCCAATTTGAAGCGGATTCTACGTCTATCTATACTGTTAAATTTTCTCCTGATGGCAAAGTCCTTGCTGGGGCCGGATACGATGGAAATGTCAATTTGTGGAAAGTCCAGAGTTGGGAACGCTTCGGCAAGCTTAACTCTCACGGAACGGCCTATACAATCAGTTTTTCACCCGATAGCAAAACCCTCGCCAGCACAGGGTACGAATCTGTGAACCTCTGGAAAGTTGAGAGCGGCGAAAAAATAGCCACGCTCACAGAACACATCGGATGGGTGAATGCTGTCGCTTTTTCCCCAGAGGCGGATACGCTCATTAGCGGTGGCGACGACGAAACACTCCGAATCTGGGACATCACACCTTACGATGCCATGCCTCAGGATATGGTACGGATTATCTATTTCCTCCCCCGCGATCGCAGCATGCAACCCGATATTTGGAATAAACTGGATACGCTCATAAGAGATGTGCAAAGTTTCTATGCCAACCAGATGGAAATCAACGGATTCGGTAGAAAAACCTTCACCTATGAAACCGATGAGAACGGAGATACACTTGTCTATCGCGTTGATGGACAGTTTAACGATTGGCACTATCATACAGAAACACAAAACAAGGTCTATACCGAAGTTGCGTCTCAGTTTGATATGGAGAAGCACGCCTATCTTATCGTTGTGGACATCAGCAGTGAAGCCATTGAAGAAGAGAATACATGCGGGGTCGGTGGCGGTCATTGGCTTGAAGATGAAACCGTAGTAAGAACGCGTGGCGGATACGCAGTCGTCCCAGCATCCGGGCAGTGTTTTGATGGCGAAATTGGCACACAAGTGACGGCACATGAACTTGGGCACGCCTTTGGCTTAGAGCACGACTTCCGCAACGATGCCTTTATTATGTCCTATGGCGCGGCACCTGATCGGCTATCTCCATGTGCCGCGGGTTGGTTAGCTGCGGGTCGCTTCTTTAACACTGATCAAACCGCCTTCAATGAACCCACAATGCTACAGATGCTCACGGCATCGTCTTACGCGCCGAACGCTGAAAACCTTCGCCTCCAATTTGAGGTGACCGATGTAGATGGTATCCATCAAATCCAGTTACTTGTTCCAACGACTGCAGAAGACCCCGCATCTGGTCCCAAATTGCACAGTTGTAAGGACGGACATGCCCAAAGTAGTCCCTTTGAATTTGACACACCGACATTAACAGCACACCGAATGAACACCGTAACACTCCAAGTGATTGATGTGTATGGAAATATCACACGTCAGGACTACACGCTTAGGGCGGATGATACCCTAACTGTTCAAAATCCGCTGGATGTCAACGGCGATGGTGTAGTGAATATCCAGGACCTGGTGTTAGTTGCCTCAAGCTTTGGGCAGACAGGGAGAAGTAGTGCGGATGTGAACGGCGATGGAATCGTCAATATCTCGGACCTCGTCTTGGTTGCCAGCGCGTTAGGAGAGGGTGCGGCTGCTGCACCTACCTTACATCCGTCAGTTCTTGAAGGGCTCACCGCAGCAGAGGTGGAAGATATGCTGATGCAAGCGCGCCAAATGGCACTCACAGATCCCACTTATTTGCAGGGGATAGCAGTGTTGGAGCAGCTTCTTGCTCTCTTGATGCCGAAAGAAACCGTTCTTTTCGTCAACTATCCGAACCCGTTTAACCCAGAGACGTGGATACCGTATCAACTCGCCGAGCCAGCGGATGTGGTATTGCACATCTATTCTGTGAAGGGGGCATTGGTGCGGACATTGGCGTTAGGGCATCAATCTGCAGGAATGTATCATAACAAAAACCGTGCAGCGTATTGGGATGGGCGGAATGCGCGGGGTGAGGCGGTTGCGAGTGGTGTCTATTTCTATACGCTAACGGCAGGGGATTTCACAGCGACGCGTAAAATGTTGATTCGGAAGTAG